GTGCCGTCCATATGCGGATCATTGATCAGGCCCTTCCAGCCCACGGTGGTGCGTGGTTTTTCAAAATAGACGCGCATAACCACAAACATGGTCTCGGAGACTTCTATCCGTAACTCATTGAGCTTACGAGCATAATCTATAGCCGATGCATCATCGTGGATGGAACAGGGTCCCACGATCGCCAGCAGCCGAGGCTCCTCTCCGGCGATCATGTTTTGTATGACCTGTCGTCCTTCCATCACGGTTGTATAAGATTTGTCGCTTAACGGGAGCTCCGCTGTCAGCTTTCTGGGTTCCACCAATCGTACATAATCCTTGACATTCCTGTCGTGTGCTCTTTCCATGCGCTACATCCTCGCAATGGCATGATTAGAAGGTTTTTAGAACGACATCACCTGCTCTCGAGTCTATCCGGTGTCCGTTTCGGAATAGAGGCAATACCTTATCCATAGGGCTACATAGTTCCCTTCGGGGGCGCTTCGTTCCGCCCGGGTAACACAAAAACGAGCCCCGATTCCTGTTGGACGCTTCAGGTTCGCCTAGCAGGCTGCCGTCCATAGATTTGAGAGCCCGCAGGCCTGCACCTGCAGAGATCCTGACCTGTTCATCTCGACTCCGGCGTACCCTATTTGACGAACCCGAAAATTCTTGGAGAAAGAATTCGGAAATCCCTTTTTTAAACAAATGCCGCCGATTGTCAAGGATTGGCGATTTTCTCCAAGATGCTATCGGCTCCACCATCCTGCGAATGCACACACGGAACGTTCACTTTATGTATGTATCCCATACGTCACGTAGTTTATCAATCTAGTGTAATTCCGGGTCATTTGGACGTGCTTTGGAAGCGGGTCAAATGCCGTCGGATAAAGCCGAAAGGATGGTGAAAGAGGGGCGGACGATGATCGACAAAGGGAAAATGATGAAATCTGAAGGACGGATGATGATGGACAAAGGCGAAGCCATGGTGAAGGAAGGGCAAATCATGATGGGAAAAGACAACGTGATGGTGCAGCCGCTTCAACAAATAGCGCAAGAGCGAGACCCGGGACTACTTTTTTTGGAGATGGTCTCGCACCCTGCTTGTCATACAGGTCAACCTTCGCGGATGGTCGGGGCCTCATTTTGACCTCGGGAATAAGCACGAAAGAGCAATCCCCTTTCCCACAAACCGTGCATCCCCCTTCGACCCGGCCGGCGGACTACATGCGTATCTGTTCGCCCAAACGGCGGGCCATTTCCCGGCCTAATGCCTTGGCCTGGTCCCAGGTTTCCGTTTGGTCTTCCACCTTGCTGAATTTATCCGGCGTCACCTTGGTATCCTGTCCGAAAATCCAGGGCAGCGCACTCATGGTGCATGTCTCGCCAAAGCCGCAAACCATGCACTCCGGGTTGCCGGTGACTTTCAATTGACCGAGCACATCCATGCCTTCCAGTTTCAAAGCGTGAGCGATCTGGCTGCTCGCTTCGTCGAGGCCGGGCGCTCCGCGTCCGATGCCCGTTGTGACCACCACGGCGACTTTGCCCCGATTGAGACCGTTCCGGTGTCGAAGTGAAAACAGCCTTTCGAGAAACGCTTTCGTAAACGCGTCAGCCGCGCCATAGGGAGTGTACCCTCCCACTACCAACGCTCCGGCCCTTAGGACCTTTTCCGCAAGTTCGGGATAATCATCCTTCACTTTGCAGACGTTATCCTCCTTACAGCCGAGGCAGGCGATGCAGGGACGCACATTGATTTTGCTGAGTTTGACAAATTCCGTGGATAATCCACTTGCTTCCAAGACGGCTTGAACCAGTCGGTCCGTGTTGCTGTTCTTGATCGGACTCCCTGAAATGCCAATGATCTGAGGTTGCATAGGCTTAGCTCCTTTTAGGGATAAAATTTGTTATAGAATAAACGCCGGCAGGAAAGCTGTCTGTAGCAACAGTTACATCACGGCATTTTTCAGGAACGACTGAAGAGACGGATGTCGTGGAAAAATCGGATTGAACCAGTGTAGAGCGATGGCGGTCGTCTTCAGGATTATCCGTACCTCGATCCCCTTCCGGAAAGGGCCGTGGTGCGGCTTGGATTTGTAGAAGACGGCGGGACGAACTCCGTTTGCCTCAGGTGCGCAATAGCCGTCAGGCCAGGTTCAATGCCGGCAGGATCAGATTCTTGCCTTCATGAATGATCTTTCCTGAACGTTTCAGCGCTTTCATGGCTCGGGTGATGCTGACCCGGTGGGCGCCGGTGAGAAAACCCAGATCTTCGTGCGTCAAAGGGAATTGGATCGCCAATCCGCGGGAACTCGATGCGCCGTGTTCCCTGGCTACCGTGGCGAGCACGCGGTAAAGCCGGTCTTCGATGTTGGTAACGGCCAGGCTTCCGACACGACTGGTGAGCCAGGCAATCCGCTCGCTGAGGTTTTTTATGATCTGAAGGCCCACGTTGGGATGCTTCAAAACAAGTCGCTCGAATTGGCCCTTCGAAAAGCCGCAGGTCAACGTGTCTTCGAGGCAATAGGCGCTTACCGGATATTCAACTTCCTCGGAGAACATGTTCTCGCCGACAAAATCGCCGGCTTTGCGAATATCCAGCGTGATTTCGGCGCCGTCCTCAAGGACCTTATTGAGCTTGATCCGCCCCCCTTTGATGAGAAACATCTCGTCCGCAGGATCACCCTGCATGAACAACGCCTGCCCTTTCGACATTTTTTTTCGAAGCGCATCCCGGCTCA
This region of Deltaproteobacteria bacterium genomic DNA includes:
- a CDS encoding flavodoxin family protein gives rise to the protein MQPQIIGISGSPIKNSNTDRLVQAVLEASGLSTEFVKLSKINVRPCIACLGCKEDNVCKVKDDYPELAEKVLRAGALVVGGYTPYGAADAFTKAFLERLFSLRHRNGLNRGKVAVVVTTGIGRGAPGLDEASSQIAHALKLEGMDVLGQLKVTGNPECMVCGFGETCTMSALPWIFGQDTKVTPDKFSKVEDQTETWDQAKALGREMARRLGEQIRM
- a CDS encoding Crp/Fnr family transcriptional regulator, which encodes MGTHSRIPVRNHPKACLCQEIAGKDIALSPICIGQLWIFQNLDAEEIEALSRDALRKKMSKGQALFMQGDPADEMFLIKGGRIKLNKVLEDGAEITLDIRKAGDFVGENMFSEEVEYPVSAYCLEDTLTCGFSKGQFERLVLKHPNVGLQIIKNLSERIAWLTSRVGSLAVTNIEDRLYRVLATVAREHGASSSRGLAIQFPLTHEDLGFLTGAHRVSITRAMKALKRSGKIIHEGKNLILPALNLA